The following proteins are co-located in the bacterium genome:
- a CDS encoding MFS transporter, which produces MSFSEIRGARLQLYWYPFFIVVLADGAFLSALQQHAGEHNKALYSQIYAIQAILTIVLGIPLGSIVDRLSRKSISIICICCLAAIAGLLMILSMSMSQIFWFAAIACTYGIMRNTFFVGMDSLLREIIPINRGTAVIEWRVFLFNVSRIIAIPAGGLIGTLGVYPTFAVTGALFAGGGICLIFLKTSLSANSKEKHGWRQMIEGITILQSNPQIALTTWIGAVITVTCFISLVLIVPFARNDPMHAGWILGAGGIGGVIGSLGNKHFKRWEEGIWRYCVAIAPVAVFCFSFFALTPLAPIFYGIFYLVLSPYWVVSGDAIWRIVDPAFQGRVRSAQVALYGGIIPVLWGLITSAMHAFQPEVIIRAMALLGMAVIFWTLWRYRALGQEVTKLVTSNGRKED; this is translated from the coding sequence ATGAGCTTTTCAGAAATCCGTGGGGCCAGACTACAGCTGTACTGGTACCCATTTTTTATCGTCGTTCTGGCTGACGGGGCTTTTTTATCTGCACTCCAGCAACATGCAGGAGAGCACAATAAAGCTTTATACAGCCAAATCTATGCAATCCAAGCCATCCTCACAATTGTTTTGGGGATTCCACTTGGCAGCATAGTCGATCGCCTGTCGCGCAAAAGTATCAGCATCATCTGCATTTGTTGCTTAGCAGCTATCGCGGGGCTCTTGATGATTCTTTCCATGAGCATGTCCCAAATCTTTTGGTTTGCAGCAATTGCTTGTACTTACGGTATCATGCGCAATACATTTTTCGTCGGCATGGATTCGCTCTTACGTGAAATTATTCCAATCAACCGTGGCACTGCAGTAATTGAGTGGCGCGTGTTTCTTTTCAATGTCTCACGTATCATCGCAATTCCGGCAGGTGGATTAATTGGGACACTTGGGGTTTATCCAACATTTGCTGTTACTGGAGCACTTTTTGCGGGTGGCGGTATTTGCCTGATATTTCTCAAGACGAGTTTATCAGCAAATAGCAAAGAAAAACATGGTTGGCGGCAAATGATCGAAGGGATCACGATCCTTCAATCAAATCCGCAAATTGCACTAACAACTTGGATCGGTGCTGTGATCACAGTGACATGTTTCATCTCGCTAGTCCTAATTGTCCCCTTCGCTAGAAACGATCCGATGCATGCGGGTTGGATTTTAGGCGCCGGTGGCATTGGTGGAGTCATTGGTTCCCTCGGGAATAAGCATTTTAAGCGTTGGGAGGAAGGTATTTGGCGCTACTGTGTGGCGATTGCCCCAGTTGCAGTCTTTTGTTTCTCTTTCTTCGCACTAACCCCGCTTGCTCCGATTTTCTACGGCATTTTCTATCTCGTGCTCAGCCCCTACTGGGTCGTTTCAGGAGATGCTATCTGGAGAATCGTTGACCCAGCATTTCAAGGTCGCGTGCGCTCTGCCCAAGTAGCGCTTTACGGTGGAATCATTCCAGTGCTCTGGGGTTTGATCACTTCAGCGATGCATGCCTTCCAGCCGGAAGTCATCATCCGTGCGATGGCTCTACTCGGAATGGCTGTAATCTTCTGGACCTTGTGGCGTTACCGCGCGCTCGGTCAAGAAGTTACTAAGCTTGTCACCAGTAACGGCAGAAAAGAAGACTAA
- a CDS encoding Ppx/GppA family phosphatase produces MRIGIIDLGTNSVRLDIHEIREKNPRAKPHCIRLHRDRLMVRLGQGLFEGGNLQPQAIKRTILALKSFRSRLQAFRVDVLHAFATSAVREAKNRNTFLRLVREQTGIEFRILSGEDEAILIAQGIVQNDSRCKGRYALVDIGGGSTEISICRDRKIIAQKSFDLGAARLQQVFLKAVPPKNVNGKDPILALRHHVREELSVLNKQRGTAIKKIIGSSGTIKSLTRITSQTSDTVKLKELRNFIKVAQNLTKAKLSLIPGIEPERADIVLSGAIILEEVLNYFHASKCQVTDFALRDGVLSEEIKALKAKTSSLLHSHLAELEIFVSKLGVDRKYVQQVRKSAELLFESLKPIHRLSPGWKLQIAAAAILHESGKAIHIAGYETHAAYIALNFDFPYISAREREVIAELCLHHAGLKKSLGPFSCCQNEHEAEAFKRALIILRVAHALHQGHGSKITLNKIKQTSSAVTLHLKGKSDLEFERLKLEDQSRFFYETFKRRLQIAEFT; encoded by the coding sequence ATGCGTATCGGGATTATTGATTTAGGCACAAATAGCGTTAGGCTTGATATTCACGAAATTCGTGAAAAAAATCCACGTGCAAAACCGCACTGTATCCGCTTACATCGTGACCGTCTAATGGTGCGTCTCGGGCAAGGCCTCTTTGAAGGTGGCAACTTACAGCCACAAGCTATCAAGCGCACAATCCTTGCACTGAAAAGCTTTCGTAGTCGCCTTCAAGCTTTTCGGGTGGATGTCCTACACGCATTTGCCACGAGTGCCGTACGTGAAGCTAAGAATCGTAACACGTTCCTCAGACTCGTGCGCGAGCAGACTGGAATTGAATTTAGAATTCTCTCTGGTGAAGATGAAGCAATTTTAATCGCTCAGGGCATTGTGCAGAATGATTCACGCTGTAAGGGGCGCTACGCTTTAGTTGACATTGGCGGCGGCAGTACCGAAATTAGTATCTGCCGTGACCGTAAAATTATCGCACAAAAAAGTTTTGATCTCGGCGCCGCCCGCTTACAGCAGGTTTTTCTAAAAGCAGTGCCGCCTAAGAATGTTAATGGCAAAGACCCGATTCTGGCACTGCGCCACCATGTGCGCGAGGAGCTTTCTGTCTTGAACAAACAGCGTGGCACAGCAATTAAAAAGATTATTGGCTCAAGCGGTACGATTAAATCGCTCACACGCATTACTAGCCAGACTAGTGACACGGTGAAGCTTAAAGAATTACGTAACTTTATTAAAGTTGCGCAAAATCTAACAAAAGCAAAACTCAGCTTAATCCCTGGAATTGAGCCAGAACGCGCCGACATTGTTTTATCAGGCGCGATTATCTTGGAAGAAGTCCTAAATTATTTTCATGCATCAAAATGTCAGGTTACAGATTTTGCACTACGCGATGGGGTTTTAAGTGAAGAAATTAAAGCGCTCAAAGCTAAAACGAGCTCTCTGCTACATTCACACTTGGCTGAGCTTGAAATTTTCGTGAGCAAACTTGGTGTCGACCGCAAGTATGTTCAGCAAGTTCGTAAAAGTGCCGAACTACTTTTTGAAAGCCTTAAGCCGATTCACCGGCTTTCACCAGGCTGGAAATTACAAATTGCTGCAGCTGCAATCTTACATGAAAGCGGCAAGGCGATTCATATTGCAGGCTACGAAACTCACGCAGCCTACATCGCGCTTAATTTTGATTTTCCCTACATCAGCGCCCGGGAACGCGAGGTAATTGCAGAGCTCTGCCTACATCATGCAGGCTTGAAAAAGAGCCTAGGGCCTTTTTCGTGTTGTCAGAACGAACACGAGGCTGAAGCTTTCAAGCGTGCATTAATCATCTTACGCGTTGCACATGCTCTGCACCAAGGTCATGGATCAAAGATTACCCTCAACAAGATTAAGCAAACAAGTTCCGCGGTCACCTTGCATCTCAAGGGGAAAAGCGATCTCGAGTTTGAACGACTTAAACTTGAGGATCAGTCACGTTTTTTTTATGAGACTTTTAAGCGTCGACTGCAGATCGCGGAATTTACTTGA
- a CDS encoding class I SAM-dependent rRNA methyltransferase — MTIPQIKIKAGREQSIRRFHLWVFSGALVESKPDIEPGSVVQVVTHHGEHLATAHYEAGSIALKILSFDKEVIDQAFFEKRLEQAIYLRANLGLGRDFDTTAFRLVHAEGDLLPGLIIDLYDNTAVMQCHSQGMYLQRKIIAQALRNTLGPGLKAIFLKHVNQSDSAEASASAAAGEYLYGQKVTAYVFENRLQFTVDWEQGQKTGFFLDQRENRLIIRKLANEKVVLNAFAYTGGFSVAAGVGGANAVTSVDASQTALTQCEQHMRTNCSGVPHQALREDCFKYFANLREKFDLIILDPPAFVKHRAALKRGINGYEELNAQALKVLPRGGLLATFSCSQLVTNLDFFQLIQRAALRVKAKVRIVHELSQAPCHPKLLSHPEGNYLKGFLLEVIE, encoded by the coding sequence ATGACTATTCCACAAATTAAAATTAAAGCTGGCCGTGAGCAGTCAATCCGCCGCTTCCATCTCTGGGTCTTTTCTGGAGCTTTAGTCGAGTCTAAGCCTGACATAGAACCAGGATCGGTTGTGCAGGTTGTTACCCATCATGGCGAGCACCTGGCTACTGCCCATTATGAGGCAGGCTCGATTGCATTAAAAATTTTAAGCTTTGACAAGGAAGTAATTGACCAAGCTTTTTTTGAGAAACGACTCGAACAGGCAATCTACTTACGGGCAAACCTCGGATTGGGTAGAGACTTTGATACAACTGCTTTTCGTTTGGTGCATGCCGAAGGTGACTTATTACCAGGATTAATTATCGATTTGTATGACAATACTGCGGTGATGCAATGCCATTCGCAGGGGATGTACTTACAACGCAAGATCATCGCGCAAGCCTTACGCAATACACTTGGCCCAGGTTTGAAAGCAATATTTTTAAAGCATGTTAATCAGTCTGATTCCGCAGAAGCATCCGCATCAGCAGCAGCTGGCGAATATTTATATGGACAAAAAGTTACTGCCTATGTTTTTGAGAACCGCCTGCAATTTACTGTGGACTGGGAGCAGGGACAAAAAACCGGGTTTTTTCTGGATCAAAGAGAAAATCGCTTAATCATTCGTAAGCTTGCAAATGAGAAAGTCGTACTAAATGCATTTGCTTATACAGGCGGGTTTTCAGTGGCCGCTGGGGTGGGTGGGGCCAATGCCGTGACTTCCGTTGATGCGTCGCAGACTGCGCTTACGCAATGTGAACAGCATATGCGGACTAATTGTAGTGGTGTGCCGCATCAAGCACTGCGTGAAGACTGCTTTAAATATTTTGCTAACCTCAGAGAAAAGTTTGATTTAATTATTCTCGACCCTCCGGCATTTGTAAAACACCGTGCCGCGTTAAAACGTGGTATTAATGGATACGAGGAGCTTAATGCCCAAGCCCTTAAGGTATTACCGCGCGGGGGATTACTGGCAACATTCTCCTGTTCGCAGTTAGTGACAAATCTGGATTTTTTTCAACTGATTCAACGTGCAGCCTTGCGCGTCAAGGCGAAGGTGCGGATTGTGCACGAGCTCTCTCAAGCTCCATGTCACCCTAAACTTCTAAGTCATCCAGAGGGGAATTATTTAAAAGGCTTTTTACTTGAAGTCATAGAGTAA
- a CDS encoding DUF2029 domain-containing protein, protein MFWTNRRIRNVVLILATLLYFRLGVEIFADSSKHKTFFLGDFPAFYISGQLLDYPVAERYQLKLQRILENNRFPSLKGNYFYVAYPPYALLLYSPLAWASPQISRIIYALLVLVAGLVAAYLLSTLASDKLEKQIIFLATITFPSFLFSLHTGQNSIMLLLAALMTWRLLTGQREALAGVTLAVFWIKPHYALMLLVVMGLLRFWKTLVIFLTAGVFCYAIGYFLSDGEWLIDWLKMTQWFYLDNLMRSSHVIISLPMALDYFSTLGFPAQKPLNLVLWLFYLYCLGLISYNLYQSSSAELEVRAEQFLLVVALLSFFAPYAMYYDFVLILPALVILGREERGNKFLIYCYALAYLALLEIHFIFSASPAVPLLAGVNFAAAVWIIQKRFTINSRELA, encoded by the coding sequence ATGTTTTGGACTAATCGGCGCATCCGCAACGTTGTTTTGATTTTAGCGACTTTGCTTTATTTTCGCCTCGGCGTTGAAATCTTTGCAGATAGTTCTAAGCACAAAACTTTTTTTCTAGGCGATTTTCCCGCCTTCTACATCAGTGGTCAATTACTAGATTATCCTGTCGCAGAGCGCTATCAACTGAAGTTGCAACGTATTTTGGAAAACAACAGATTTCCCAGTCTTAAAGGGAACTACTTCTATGTAGCCTATCCACCATATGCACTTTTACTTTATTCCCCACTTGCCTGGGCTAGCCCCCAAATATCAAGAATAATTTATGCCCTACTGGTTCTCGTTGCAGGACTGGTTGCAGCATATTTGCTCTCAACACTTGCTAGCGACAAGCTGGAGAAGCAAATTATTTTTTTAGCAACAATTACTTTTCCTTCTTTCCTTTTTTCGCTGCATACTGGGCAAAATTCAATAATGCTACTACTGGCAGCATTAATGACCTGGCGTTTACTTACCGGTCAGCGCGAAGCGCTCGCAGGCGTTACTTTAGCCGTGTTTTGGATCAAGCCACACTATGCCTTAATGCTTTTAGTGGTTATGGGGTTATTGCGATTCTGGAAAACCCTAGTAATTTTTTTAACGGCGGGAGTTTTTTGTTACGCTATCGGTTATTTTCTCAGTGATGGCGAATGGCTGATTGATTGGCTGAAGATGACTCAGTGGTTTTATTTAGATAACCTCATGCGGAGCTCGCATGTGATCATTTCACTTCCAATGGCACTAGACTACTTTTCGACACTAGGCTTCCCAGCTCAAAAACCATTGAACCTAGTCTTATGGTTGTTTTATCTCTACTGCCTAGGGTTGATTAGCTACAATTTATATCAATCTAGTAGTGCTGAGCTTGAGGTGCGCGCCGAACAATTTCTACTAGTAGTAGCTTTACTCAGTTTTTTTGCGCCGTATGCAATGTATTATGATTTTGTCTTGATCTTACCGGCCTTAGTGATTTTAGGCCGAGAGGAGCGGGGTAATAAGTTTTTAATTTACTGTTATGCCTTGGCCTACTTGGCGCTTTTAGAAATACATTTTATTTTTTCTGCAAGTCCAGCGGTGCCGCTTCTAGCCGGAGTAAATTTTGCTGCTGCGGTTTGGATTATTCAAAAGCGTTTCACTATAAATAGTCGCGAATTAGCTTGA
- a CDS encoding peptidoglycan-binding protein encodes MKAIKTLTIIGLVFGLAACAKTSKTTTTDTAEMTSLDTPTTTKVTKFGGPADVAAIQEALNTTTGTNLVVDGIMGKKTVEALKAFQKKTGLKTTGKADVATIEKLGLNG; translated from the coding sequence ATGAAAGCAATCAAAACCCTTACAATAATCGGATTAGTTTTTGGTCTAGCTGCTTGCGCTAAAACATCAAAAACTACCACAACCGACACAGCAGAAATGACTTCGCTTGATACTCCGACAACAACAAAAGTCACAAAGTTTGGTGGACCTGCAGATGTTGCAGCAATTCAAGAAGCACTCAACACTACAACTGGCACAAACCTTGTAGTTGATGGCATCATGGGCAAAAAAACAGTCGAAGCGCTTAAGGCTTTTCAAAAGAAAACTGGCTTAAAGACAACCGGTAAAGCTGACGTTGCCACAATCGAAAAGCTTGGTCTAAACGGCTAA
- the rpmG gene encoding 50S ribosomal protein L33 produces the protein MREVIKLQSTAGTGHFYTTTKNKKNKTGKVEVKKYDPVARKHVTYKEGKA, from the coding sequence ATGAGAGAAGTCATTAAATTACAGTCAACAGCGGGCACAGGTCACTTCTATACGACCACGAAAAATAAAAAAAACAAGACCGGTAAGGTTGAAGTCAAGAAATATGATCCGGTTGCTAGAAAGCATGTAACTTACAAAGAAGGTAAAGCTTAA
- a CDS encoding 6-carboxytetrahydropterin synthase has product MLTISRKIRLPYLASGQSSKFDPETEIVATLSGNQMQDGMIINLRNVKKELTAIGLSLQCNDLLDFTVEFYRQARQQLLSSNIKLESLAATLSSNTIRLTKDMLTLSRSYEFAASHRLERNDWDREKNCQEFGNCSDTHGHNFVLTVSVGTATEAATPVLISPSELDVIVDQVLLREMDHKDFNSTVSFMQGKLPTIENIVQTCFERLAPHFQAPLKLTKLKLAETSNHWAEFSVAEVC; this is encoded by the coding sequence ATGCTTACTATTTCGCGTAAAATTCGGTTACCCTATCTGGCCTCAGGTCAGAGCAGTAAGTTTGATCCTGAAACTGAAATTGTTGCCACTTTATCAGGCAACCAAATGCAAGATGGGATGATTATCAATCTCAGGAATGTAAAAAAAGAATTAACTGCAATTGGCTTAAGCTTGCAGTGCAATGACTTGCTAGATTTTACTGTTGAATTTTATCGACAAGCGCGTCAGCAATTACTTAGTTCAAATATTAAGCTAGAGTCGTTAGCAGCGACACTTTCTAGTAATACAATCAGGTTAACCAAAGATATGCTAACATTAAGTCGCAGTTATGAATTTGCAGCAAGTCACCGACTTGAGCGGAATGATTGGGACAGGGAAAAAAATTGTCAAGAATTTGGCAATTGCAGCGATACTCATGGCCATAATTTCGTCCTCACCGTAAGTGTGGGCACTGCTACCGAAGCAGCCACTCCAGTTTTAATTAGCCCATCTGAATTGGATGTAATTGTCGATCAAGTCTTACTGCGGGAAATGGATCACAAGGATTTTAACTCGACTGTGAGTTTTATGCAGGGCAAATTGCCGACGATAGAAAATATTGTCCAAACTTGCTTTGAAAGACTTGCGCCACATTTTCAGGCCCCACTAAAGCTGACTAAGCTTAAACTAGCTGAAACATCCAACCACTGGGCTGAGTTTTCCGTAGCCGAGGTATGCTGA